One genomic region from Croceicoccus sp. YJ47 encodes:
- a CDS encoding DUF1178 family protein — translation MIVFDLCCQSADHRFEAWFRSSADFERQKRDGLLMCPQCGSADVEKAVMAPAVGRKGNRDSGAPSVHTPQGEGAAPVPSTASAAGAERGAAAGLPEAVKTALVQLADLQKRVIEKSRWVGRSFAEEARAIHYGEKDAEPIYGEASPEESRALADEGVEVAPLLFPVAPPDKLN, via the coding sequence ATGATTGTCTTCGATCTCTGCTGTCAATCGGCCGACCATCGGTTCGAGGCCTGGTTCCGTTCCTCCGCCGATTTCGAGCGGCAGAAGCGCGACGGCTTGCTGATGTGCCCGCAATGCGGAAGCGCCGACGTTGAAAAGGCGGTAATGGCGCCGGCCGTGGGCCGCAAGGGCAACCGCGATTCCGGGGCGCCGTCTGTCCATACACCGCAGGGCGAAGGCGCTGCGCCCGTGCCTTCGACGGCGTCGGCTGCGGGGGCGGAGCGGGGCGCGGCGGCGGGCCTGCCCGAGGCGGTAAAGACCGCGCTCGTGCAGCTTGCCGATCTTCAGAAGCGCGTGATCGAGAAATCGCGCTGGGTCGGGCGCAGCTTTGCCGAGGAAGCCCGCGCCATCCATTATGGCGAAAAGGATGCCGAGCCGATCTATGGCGAGGCCAGCCCCGAGGAAAGCCGCGCCCTCGCCGATGAAGGGGTCGAAGTCGCGCCCTTGCTGTTTCCCGTGGCGCCGCCCGACAAATTGAACTGA
- a CDS encoding AAA family ATPase, producing the protein MKLVAATVKNFRSVEDSEQFTLDEIACLVGKNEAGKSAILQALAGVNPHPAAPFEYNKERDYPRRHLTKYDERHEGGAAPVAITEWSVSDEAKALITDEFGEDAVMEGTLTITSGYGGKSIWTMPINREAAVEHILTSSNLSASELAQARAAVAKSTKNDQAKALREIEGASEKLAALAAKLDSFSGDVLARVRSLWEPLIPRFMYFSNYDRMAGEVQIEQLQDRNQMTQLRSDERRSLELFQDFLSFAGTSVSEIIAAKTYETFNARLKAASNTVTDEIFEYWTQNPFLSVEVTVGSAKPGDPPPLNSGTIARARVYNSIHRVDVPFSERSAGFVWFFSFLVKFAQVKDDEVPVILLLDEPGLTLHGKAQADLLRFFREKLAPHHQLIYSTHSPFMVDPERLTSARIVEDAAYLARGNKFETQGTKVRDDVLGKDPDTVFPLQGALGYEITQTLFVGKHTLLVEGPSDVLYLQALSAALKRKGRTGLDPRWTMCPTGGIGNIKPFVSLFKGSEMNIAVLADYASGQKKLIESLRSSTILETGSVVTLNEATGKAEADVEDLLDPDLFVDLVNATYSLTGDNRLTAETLDVAHPSERLVQKAEAYFRTLPDTIPTYDHYSPSEWLLIHPNILDESAGCEATLAKAEPLFTRLNGLLKV; encoded by the coding sequence ATGAAATTAGTCGCTGCGACCGTGAAAAACTTCCGATCGGTTGAGGACAGCGAGCAATTCACGCTCGACGAAATCGCCTGTTTAGTAGGCAAGAATGAAGCGGGTAAGTCTGCGATATTGCAGGCGCTCGCGGGCGTGAATCCTCATCCGGCAGCGCCGTTCGAGTACAACAAAGAGCGAGACTATCCTAGGCGGCACCTCACCAAGTATGACGAAAGGCACGAAGGTGGTGCGGCCCCTGTCGCTATCACCGAGTGGAGCGTTAGCGACGAAGCGAAAGCACTTATTACCGATGAATTCGGTGAAGATGCCGTTATGGAAGGCACTTTGACGATAACTTCGGGGTACGGCGGGAAATCGATTTGGACTATGCCAATTAACCGAGAGGCTGCGGTCGAGCATATACTGACTAGTTCAAATCTCTCTGCCTCTGAACTCGCCCAAGCGCGCGCGGCGGTGGCGAAGAGCACAAAAAACGACCAAGCGAAGGCGTTAAGGGAGATTGAAGGGGCGTCGGAAAAGTTGGCCGCGCTTGCCGCCAAGCTCGATTCTTTCTCTGGCGACGTCTTGGCGCGAGTCCGCTCTCTTTGGGAGCCTCTGATCCCCCGCTTCATGTATTTCTCGAACTACGATCGCATGGCGGGGGAAGTGCAAATCGAGCAGCTTCAAGACAGAAACCAGATGACGCAGCTCCGCAGCGACGAGCGGCGGTCTCTTGAACTGTTCCAGGATTTTCTTTCATTCGCAGGAACATCAGTAAGTGAAATTATCGCGGCGAAGACCTACGAGACCTTCAATGCGCGCCTGAAAGCCGCGTCTAACACCGTGACGGACGAAATCTTCGAATACTGGACGCAAAACCCTTTCCTATCCGTCGAGGTGACGGTTGGCTCAGCAAAACCAGGCGACCCCCCGCCACTGAATAGTGGTACGATCGCACGAGCGCGCGTCTACAATAGCATCCACCGGGTTGATGTGCCATTCTCAGAGCGAAGCGCGGGTTTCGTGTGGTTCTTCTCATTTCTCGTTAAGTTCGCGCAGGTGAAAGATGACGAAGTTCCAGTCATACTCCTGCTTGATGAGCCGGGGCTGACACTGCACGGCAAAGCTCAGGCCGACCTGCTACGGTTCTTTCGAGAAAAGCTGGCCCCCCATCATCAGTTAATCTACTCAACTCATTCGCCGTTCATGGTTGACCCAGAGAGGCTTACGTCTGCTCGAATAGTCGAAGACGCTGCCTACCTTGCTCGAGGAAACAAGTTTGAGACGCAAGGTACAAAGGTCAGAGACGATGTCCTAGGAAAAGATCCCGATACGGTCTTTCCCCTTCAGGGGGCCCTCGGTTACGAGATTACCCAGACACTTTTCGTCGGTAAGCATACCCTGCTGGTCGAAGGGCCCAGTGATGTTCTTTATCTACAGGCTCTGTCCGCCGCCCTAAAACGGAAGGGGAGGACCGGCCTTGATCCTCGTTGGACTATGTGCCCCACCGGAGGGATCGGCAACATCAAACCATTCGTTTCTCTATTTAAGGGATCTGAGATGAATATTGCCGTTCTCGCTGACTACGCATCGGGGCAGAAAAAACTAATCGAGAGTCTTCGCAGCTCGACAATTCTCGAGACCGGGTCGGTTGTTACCTTGAATGAGGCTACTGGGAAAGCTGAGGCTGACGTCGAAGACCTACTGGACCCTGATCTTTTTGTCGATTTGGTGAATGCCACGTATTCTCTCACAGGAGATAACAGGCTTACCGCTGAAACATTAGATGTAGCCCACCCATCAGAGCGTTTAGTGCAAAAGGCAGAAGCTTACTTCCGCACATTGCCGGACACGATCCCAACCTATGACCATTACTCGCCATCCGAGTGGCTCCTCATTCACCCTAATATTCTGGATGAAAGCGCCGGATGCGAAGCGACACTGGCAAAAGCGGAACCACTGTTCACAAGGCTTAACGGATTGCTGAAGGTTTGA
- a CDS encoding phage major capsid protein, with product MLQPFQYPRAHHGLLAVRAEADPKPASIAQLADAFVAFRNKYDERQDRIEAALDEQAVQGVASRVNGSTNSDGLATDPAYRQTFASYVQRGAAEAEAALVELNGTGERAAIRAAMSEGDNSAGGFLAPVEWDRKVRKAQSHLSPMRGLSQVVTTGVNGYSTLWSNEQWGSGWVGETANRPQTGTTGLSPLTFPTGEIYAQPAATQRLIDDAQLNFEEWIATELSDEFSRQEGIAFVSGDGVNKPLGFLQYLPGGVAAADQPAAHPGGEIGATNSGAASDVTADGLVDLKYALATPYRQGANWLMNSTTAARVAKLKDGQGNFLWREAFMADQPSTLLGSPVTIDENMPNVAAGATPIAFGDFARGYLINDRIGVRILRDPYTAKPYVLFYATKRVGGGVLDPNAIRVQKIAA from the coding sequence ATGCTTCAGCCTTTCCAATATCCTCGCGCCCATCACGGCCTGCTCGCCGTCCGTGCTGAAGCCGATCCGAAGCCCGCGAGTATCGCGCAGCTTGCTGACGCATTCGTCGCCTTTCGCAACAAGTACGACGAGCGGCAGGACCGTATCGAGGCGGCTCTTGATGAGCAGGCCGTGCAAGGCGTGGCTTCGCGGGTGAACGGCTCGACAAACAGCGATGGATTGGCAACCGATCCCGCCTATCGCCAGACCTTCGCCAGTTACGTGCAGCGCGGCGCAGCTGAAGCAGAAGCGGCCTTGGTCGAGCTTAACGGCACCGGCGAGCGGGCGGCGATCCGCGCAGCCATGTCGGAAGGCGATAACAGCGCAGGCGGCTTTCTCGCACCGGTCGAATGGGACCGCAAGGTTCGCAAGGCGCAAAGCCATCTTTCGCCTATGCGCGGCTTGTCACAGGTGGTGACGACCGGCGTGAACGGATATTCGACGCTGTGGAGCAATGAGCAATGGGGTTCGGGCTGGGTCGGGGAGACGGCCAACCGCCCCCAGACCGGCACGACCGGCCTCTCGCCCCTGACATTTCCGACCGGTGAAATCTACGCGCAGCCTGCCGCAACGCAGCGGCTTATCGATGACGCGCAGCTGAATTTCGAAGAATGGATCGCGACCGAACTCAGCGACGAGTTTTCGCGCCAAGAAGGAATTGCCTTTGTTTCCGGCGACGGCGTTAATAAGCCCTTGGGTTTTCTCCAATACCTTCCTGGCGGCGTAGCGGCTGCCGATCAGCCCGCTGCTCACCCCGGTGGTGAGATCGGCGCAACTAATAGCGGTGCAGCGTCCGACGTAACGGCTGACGGGCTGGTCGACCTGAAATATGCGCTGGCCACGCCTTATCGGCAGGGTGCCAATTGGCTGATGAACAGTACGACGGCAGCTCGCGTCGCGAAATTGAAGGACGGCCAAGGCAATTTCCTTTGGCGCGAGGCCTTCATGGCGGACCAGCCTTCGACCCTACTAGGCAGCCCGGTAACGATCGATGAGAACATGCCCAATGTGGCGGCCGGGGCAACCCCGATCGCGTTCGGTGACTTCGCCCGCGGCTATCTCATCAACGACCGCATCGGCGTTCGCATCCTGCGCGACCCCTACACCGCCAAGCCCTACGTACTCTTCTACGCGACAAAGCGTGTCGGCGGCGGTGTGCTCGATCCTAACGCAATCCGTGTGCAAAAGATCGCCGCATAA
- a CDS encoding AAA family ATPase, translating into MTDLRAIARHYGGTVTGGQALIPAIGHSARDRGVAIKVEPSAPDGCLVHCFNGADPLAEKDRLRADGFLQERLSKNDNIPWHPPIAKAEAARDHAVPLRKGQRIVATFNFKTSGGAIAYRKHRIEPGDDGREKIFKFDRPDDNGGWQLGQGEDRVPYRLPDLVTANRDMPIYMAEGEAKADKLASWGLLATSHKDWKGFEFSAYVKGRTVYILPDNDATGVKQAADAKEAIELAEGTAHIIELPGLPSKGDILDWTGTSEDLRKLVDKATDAGQPFHTLDLIDLAGKRAHKKAFAIEHAAPAGEVTLYTGVGSAGKSLSGQQFATAAAGGISCLGLTVQPCATIYLTCEDPPEELHWRQEHICAALELPMDSLADRLHLISLRGELDNALSTFGQDGILRPTPTYHRLVKMIGTTGSKLVFLDNVAHLFTGNENDRGEVTQFVNLLNRLAGETGAAIVLIGHPNKSGDSYSGSTAWLNAVRSQITIDHERDSEGFIADPDARILTVGKANYTRKGEAVRFRWHDWAYVLDSDLPPDTRKELAEVSRANSENEAFLRCLAQRTSERRHVSEKVGANYAPKIFATMAEAKGLKKDRLVAAMDRLFRIGEIERGFLWRDTAEGKDIFGLRKTGNVTGNAPETRSANDRRPAGINRVIHPIDTTYQSGAASRPAAPADNAESPAQTAAQVQGKTGPVR; encoded by the coding sequence ATGACTGACCTTCGTGCAATCGCTCGCCACTATGGCGGCACAGTGACCGGTGGGCAGGCTCTCATTCCTGCCATCGGGCATAGTGCCAGGGACCGGGGTGTAGCTATCAAGGTCGAACCCAGCGCCCCCGACGGGTGCCTTGTCCATTGCTTCAATGGTGCCGACCCGCTTGCCGAGAAAGACCGCTTGCGCGCCGATGGTTTCCTGCAGGAGCGGCTTTCGAAGAACGATAATATCCCATGGCACCCGCCGATCGCGAAAGCTGAGGCTGCGCGCGACCATGCTGTGCCCCTACGCAAGGGGCAGCGAATCGTCGCGACATTCAACTTCAAAACCAGCGGCGGGGCCATCGCCTATCGCAAACACCGTATCGAACCTGGCGATGATGGCCGTGAGAAGATTTTCAAGTTCGATCGCCCCGATGACAACGGGGGGTGGCAGCTTGGGCAAGGTGAGGATCGCGTTCCCTACCGCCTTCCCGATCTTGTCACGGCCAACCGCGATATGCCGATCTACATGGCGGAGGGCGAGGCCAAGGCGGACAAGCTGGCCAGCTGGGGCTTGCTTGCAACCTCGCACAAGGATTGGAAGGGTTTCGAGTTCAGCGCCTATGTGAAGGGCCGAACGGTCTACATCCTGCCCGATAATGACGCGACGGGCGTTAAGCAGGCTGCAGATGCCAAAGAGGCGATCGAACTGGCTGAGGGCACCGCCCATATCATCGAACTGCCGGGCCTGCCCTCGAAAGGCGACATTCTTGATTGGACCGGAACGTCAGAGGATCTGCGCAAGCTGGTCGACAAGGCAACGGACGCGGGCCAGCCTTTTCACACACTCGACCTGATCGACCTGGCGGGTAAACGGGCTCACAAAAAAGCCTTTGCCATCGAGCACGCTGCGCCGGCAGGGGAGGTTACTCTTTACACCGGTGTGGGCAGCGCAGGCAAAAGCCTTAGCGGACAGCAATTCGCAACGGCAGCCGCCGGCGGTATCTCCTGCCTTGGCCTCACGGTTCAGCCCTGCGCAACAATCTATCTAACCTGCGAAGACCCGCCGGAAGAACTCCATTGGCGGCAGGAACATATCTGCGCAGCGTTGGAGCTTCCAATGGACAGCCTTGCCGATCGGCTGCATCTGATAAGCCTTCGCGGCGAACTGGATAATGCCTTATCGACGTTCGGGCAGGACGGGATACTGCGCCCTACGCCTACCTATCACCGCTTGGTAAAGATGATCGGGACAACCGGCAGCAAGCTCGTTTTTCTGGACAACGTGGCGCACCTATTCACGGGCAACGAGAACGACCGCGGTGAGGTAACGCAGTTCGTGAACCTGCTGAACCGCTTGGCCGGTGAGACGGGCGCAGCCATTGTTCTAATCGGCCACCCCAACAAGAGCGGGGACAGCTACTCAGGCTCGACCGCCTGGCTGAATGCCGTTCGATCGCAAATAACCATCGACCACGAACGGGACAGCGAAGGATTTATCGCTGATCCTGACGCTCGCATACTAACCGTAGGCAAAGCGAATTACACCCGCAAAGGCGAAGCGGTGCGCTTCCGCTGGCACGATTGGGCCTATGTTCTGGATAGCGATCTGCCCCCCGATACGCGCAAAGAACTGGCCGAGGTATCGAGAGCCAACAGCGAGAATGAAGCCTTCCTTCGCTGCTTGGCACAGCGGACTTCCGAGCGGCGGCACGTGTCTGAAAAGGTCGGTGCGAACTATGCTCCGAAGATCTTCGCCACGATGGCAGAGGCCAAAGGATTGAAGAAAGATCGGCTCGTCGCGGCTATGGATCGGCTGTTCCGCATAGGTGAAATTGAGCGTGGATTTCTTTGGCGCGACACCGCCGAAGGGAAGGATATATTCGGTCTCCGGAAAACCGGAAACGTAACCGGAAACGCTCCGGAAACACGTTCCGCAAACGACCGGAGACCCGCAGGAATCAACCGCGTAATACACCCTATAGATACTACGTATCAATCAGGCGCGGCCAGTAGGCCCGCCGCACCTGCTGACAATGCTGAAAGCCCGGCCCAAACTGCTGCACAGGTTCAGGGCAAAACAGGCCCCGTCAGATGA
- a CDS encoding helix-turn-helix domain-containing protein, translating into MNSRKYLSHFSEGKIDTEQDGLLRKFAKLYCVAVKDPLRITCETLHSNVSTCDTTELQESIQMLSNDLLGGAKAAADYIGETPRAVYHMAEKGLLPCIRKGRKLYFRKSELERAFSSEGV; encoded by the coding sequence ATGAATAGCCGCAAGTATCTTAGCCATTTCAGCGAAGGGAAGATCGACACCGAGCAAGACGGTCTCCTAAGAAAGTTTGCAAAGCTGTATTGCGTAGCGGTTAAAGATCCGTTACGGATTACCTGTGAAACATTGCATAGCAACGTTTCAACGTGTGACACTACGGAATTGCAGGAGTCTATTCAAATGCTTTCAAATGATCTTCTAGGTGGCGCCAAGGCGGCAGCTGATTATATCGGGGAAACCCCCCGCGCAGTTTATCACATGGCGGAAAAGGGACTCCTCCCCTGCATCCGCAAAGGGCGGAAGCTGTATTTCCGAAAGAGCGAGCTGGAGCGCGCTTTCAGTTCGGAGGGCGTGTGA
- a CDS encoding site-specific integrase encodes MAIRKRQWTTPKGEAKQAWLVDYRDTAGKRRFKQFTRKKEAEAWFTQAGWEVSKGVHTADSQSVTVAAAADLWIAKAEGECRERGTVQQYRQLANLHIVPLLGLERLSRLSQPRVEAYRDELLKTRSKAMAGKAVRALSSILNEAQRRGLVAQNVAREVKVIRSSREKVKITIPTRDELKALLNHADDDFRPLVMTAVFTGLRASELRGLRWSDLDLKAGSITVTQRADKFGQIGAPKSEAGHRTVPIPPALVTELKAWKLRSPKGDMGLTFPNTRGGVQNYEHMLRRKFFPLQIAAGVCDVSGSNDEGEPILKARYGFHALRHAAASAWIKQRIDLKRLQVWMGHSSIQITLDTYGHLLADASGDAALIAATEAELLG; translated from the coding sequence ATGGCGATTCGTAAGCGCCAGTGGACGACACCGAAGGGCGAGGCGAAACAAGCTTGGCTGGTCGATTATCGCGACACTGCCGGGAAGCGCCGGTTTAAGCAATTCACTCGCAAGAAAGAGGCTGAGGCGTGGTTCACGCAAGCGGGCTGGGAAGTCTCAAAGGGCGTCCATACCGCTGACAGCCAGAGCGTGACGGTCGCCGCCGCTGCCGACCTTTGGATTGCGAAGGCAGAAGGCGAATGCAGGGAGCGCGGGACAGTCCAACAATACCGGCAGCTCGCAAACCTCCATATCGTGCCGCTATTGGGTCTCGAACGGCTTTCCCGGCTATCTCAGCCGCGCGTGGAAGCTTACCGGGACGAACTGTTGAAAACGCGCTCGAAGGCAATGGCGGGCAAGGCCGTGCGTGCATTGTCCAGCATACTGAATGAAGCGCAGCGGCGAGGGCTGGTTGCGCAGAACGTCGCGCGCGAGGTCAAAGTCATTCGGTCTTCGCGCGAAAAGGTAAAGATCACGATCCCGACGCGTGATGAACTGAAAGCATTGCTCAATCATGCGGATGATGATTTCCGCCCGCTCGTGATGACTGCTGTTTTCACAGGTTTGCGCGCATCCGAATTGCGGGGGTTGCGCTGGTCGGACTTGGACCTGAAAGCAGGCTCTATCACCGTAACGCAGCGCGCCGATAAGTTCGGCCAGATAGGTGCGCCCAAGTCAGAGGCGGGCCACCGGACAGTTCCAATACCGCCCGCGCTTGTTACCGAACTGAAGGCATGGAAGCTGCGATCCCCGAAAGGTGATATGGGTTTGACGTTCCCCAATACGCGCGGCGGGGTGCAGAATTATGAGCATATGCTTCGTCGCAAGTTCTTCCCCCTTCAAATCGCTGCCGGGGTTTGCGACGTGTCTGGATCGAACGACGAGGGCGAACCTATCTTGAAGGCCCGCTACGGCTTTCATGCCCTGCGCCATGCCGCCGCGAGCGCATGGATAAAGCAGCGCATCGACTTGAAGCGCTTGCAGGTCTGGATGGGCCATTCGTCAATTCAGATTACGCTCGACACCTATGGTCATCTCCTGGCCGACGCCTCCGGCGATGCAGCCTTGATCGCTGCAACAGAGGCTGAGTTGCTTGGCTAG